Below is a genomic region from Vitis riparia cultivar Riparia Gloire de Montpellier isolate 1030 chromosome 16, EGFV_Vit.rip_1.0, whole genome shotgun sequence.
GATTATACGCCATCTAAACCCGAAAAAATACATTGGATTTGGGTCATGTCAATGAATCATATCAGATTTTATTGCGGCAGCCacaaattttctatcaaaagaaGCCGTAGATGGTCAGCAGAGGTAATACAAAAGAAACCAAACTCTTTCATCCAATAACTTTTTCCTAATCAGGTTTTCGAGATGATGATTGACAAAACCTCTCATTATCTTTGAAAATTATGTAACTTGTTAGAGCAGGCTCTTTGAGTGCAGATTTGTTGGTAACCCAGGCGGTCATTTTCAGTGTTGATTATATTAGTAGCTGAAATGGGTGTCTGTGAAAtcactcaaaattcaattcaattccacCGAAAAGTAGGCTCTACGTTTGAATCTATATGTTTGTTAGGTGGGTCTGGCGCATTAAGTCTTGCCCCAGAGCCATAAAACCCGGAGGTTGCACCCACACCCACCAACCCCATCAGCCCAGGCCCCAGACCCACCCCAGCATGGGCACACACATCTGAGAGAGACATGGAGAATTGGCTAGATGTTATTGACCATGAAATGACCAAGTCCTGACCAAATAATACAATAACCCTGAATTTGATCTTAGCTGGATCGGGTAGGTAAACTAATCTTGGTACCAAATCTGTGGAATAAAAACTACATAAACGTCTAAAGTAATCCAAACCCACGTGCTGATTCATAAGACGAATTTGAAGCAAaagtgaaaaaggaaaaaaaattaatcacaaCGACTAATGACTGATAAGGCAAGAATCTCACTGTTGGGCAGAGGAGGAACCCATTTCAGCTGCTGCCGGAGGAGTTGGGGTTGAAGATGAGACTTCTGATTTAGTTTCAGAGGATGGGCGGTTTCCAGTATTGACCTGCTGGATGCTCTCCATCATTTTCACTACTTCTGCCATTTTTGGTCTTTGTTCTGGCATTTTCACCACACAATTCATCCCTATCTGTAACATCTCCACCATCTCTTCCTCTATATTTGGATACCTTAAAAGCTCTACATCGAACACTTCTGCGGTCCACTCCTCTCTTACCACAGAATTAACCCATCTCACCAAGTGGATCACCTCATCACCACCTGTGTTATGAATGGGGGATTTTCCAGTTAGAAGCTCAAGGAGCAAGACCCCAAAGCTGTAGACATCCGATGCTTGAGACGCTTTTCGGGTGTCTGTCACCTCTGGGGCTCGGTACCCTGCAGCCCTCGTCATAGGCATTGGCGTTGGGGTCATCAGTGTTCCCAAGCCAAGGTCAGAAACACAACCATATCGCTgggagttgaggaaaatgttGGAGGCTTTTATGTTTCCATGGACAAGTTTCCCTCCATTCTCTGTGTGGATATGAGCTATGCCTCTTGCTGCACCAAGAGCAATTCTGAGTCGAGTTTCCCAGTCTAACGCAACCCGACCATCCCCTCGTCTTCCTGCAAAAAACCGATGCACCAAAATGTAGTCACGTCTTTGTGATCAATTAACCTCTTTGGATACTGGTAACAGTACATTGATCAGGGTTTCGAGGACTCAAAATTTCGAAATCCACCATGATAGGGCTTTCTTAGCCTAGAttagttttttctttgaaaGACTAATTCCCCATTTCCCAATTACCCCTCAGCTTGCAATCATTAAGTATAAACTCCATCCTAGTTGAGCCAATCTTTCCATGGTTTTTAGGACAAATCTTCCACCAAAACCCAATGCTTTTTTTGGCTCTATACTAAACCaaatcaaaaaaggaaaaaggctgGATGCTATATAGAAACAACAATGAAAACTCGGGGAAAATGAAAAGTAAGATCAAAGACAACTTAGCACCAAATATCAATCCATTGGGAACCTGAAAAAGTAATGACAGAAGCTAAAATTGAAGAAAGGTTTAACATACCATGCAATATCGAAGATACACTTCCTTGACAGTAGAAATCATATACCATAAGCTTCTCATCCTTGGAATAGTAATAAGCCCTTAGTGGAGCCACATTCTCATGCCTTATCTGCCCAACAATCTGCATCTGCTGCTCAAAATCCCGTCTCACCAGGATCACTTCCTTCAATCTTTTGACCACCAGAGTGGTGGCATCCTCCAGAGCTGCCTTATATGTTGTCCCAAATGTTCCCTTACCCAAAACTTCAGCAGAGGCCCTTAACAAATCCTCCAAATCAAATGCAAAACTACAACCCTCAAAGAACACAAGCCTGTTACTACCATCATGGCTCCCAGAAACAGTTTTCTTCACAGACCCTTCTCCCTTCTGGGACTTCACTATGAACCCAGTTTCCCGGTCTCTTTTCGAGTAGCAAACAATCATCAGAAGGGCAAATAACACAAACCCCACAACAGAACCGCCAAGTATGATTCCCAACAAGGCGGGTTCACTGAGTTTCTTAGATTTCCTCAATGGTGGATTATTAGGTGGAAAAACTGGGGGAATGGCATTTTCTGTGGAAATGTTGTTCCCAGAGAATGCCCAGTTGGGGAATCTTCGGAGGGATTGAGGCAAAGTGCCATTGAGCAAATTGTTGGATAGATTTATGTGTTGCAAACTAGAAGTATTGAGATCAGGAATTTCTCCTGAAAGTGAGTTGTTAGCGAGATATAAAGCTGCAAGATGAGTCAGTTTTGAAATGGAAGAAGGGATACTACCATTGAAGCCATTGTTTGAGAGATTAATAATGGTAAGATTCTTCCAAACTGAGAAATCAATTGGCAAAGGACCCGAAAACTTGTTATACTGAAGATACAGGGTCGTTAAGTTTTCGAGTTTGGAGAAATCAGAGGGGAAAGGACCCGTAATCGCATTCGATCTAAGACTCAGAATCTGAACTGCAGACAGCTGACCAAGAGTGTTTGGAGGGATTTCACCACGGAATCCGATTCCGGGTAAGTGCAGAGCTGTAACCCTTGAATGATCACCGCTACAAGTCACTCCAGTCCAAGTATTGCAGACGGAGGAGTATTCATTCCAATTGAGAGTGCGGGAATGATTGATATTATTGAGAAAATCGAGTAAAGCTTGTTTATCTTCAACAGGTTCGGCAAAACCCTGGAAAGAAATTGTTCCCAGCAAGAAAATTATCGAGAAAATAGACTTGACTCCCATTTTCTCACCCGAAGTAAAGATCCGATAGTTGGAGCAAAGATGGGCAGATTTTTCTGTTATAGAACGAACTGTTTGCAGAAATTTTTGCTCACATCTACAAGAATTTGGAAGAATAAGCACAATTAGAAACTCAAAAGACAAAAGAGATATACTTGACTTGTAAGGCTGGTACTTACTGCATATTGACTTATAAGGCTCAATTTTCTTCCGTTGTTTGATGACTCTTGCTCCTCTCACCCATTCGCAGCTCTGTTTGGTAAGCGAGAAAAAGTAGGAAACCGAaagaaactataaaaaaaatatttaatacaaaCTTTAAAGAGGCAAGCCTAATGccacttttcctttttggtgTTGAGAAAAGTACAGGTATTGGCTTCGTTGAGCTGGTTTTTCATTTCCAGAaatacaccaaaaaaaaaaaggaaattttcatttctttttcatttcttccgTATTCTCACAAACCAAACAGAGTACAAAAGCAAACTGAAGAACTTCAGATGattcaagaaataaaacctaCTTACCCTCTTCTCAGTACCGGACACAGAGCAACCTCCACTGCCGTACAGATACGACTAGTGGAAGAACGACGTCGTATTGGGAGCTGCAGAAGAAGACAGAAGCTGAGACATGGTTAGAGCATTTGATGAGAAACAGTTAAGAGAGAGGACTGTACTTGGTGGGAGATGATAATGATGACGACGATGATGATGAGAGTGGGGTGGTGGGTTTTGCTTCAGAAAACAGGGTCTCATGCCGAGAACAGTAGACAAGAATAATGATTGAAAAGAGCGTTGAGAAGTGAAGCGTAGTAATAAAATATAGTTGGATTTTGGCGTAAGAATAGGGGTCGCAtgtggggagagagagagagagagagagaggtcaaGGGTACGAGAGTGTGGGGTAGGGTAGCGTCCTACAAGAATCCTCTCTTTCCGCCATTGTTGAGCTCCAGAAAGCTGCCTCTCTgtttttgtgtgtttttcaaTGGATCCGTGtctggaagaaaaaaaacagaacaGAAAAGGGAAAAACTACAAACTGGTCCGGAAAATGTGTTTTCCAAaagtaagaaaatatattgGGACTTGTTTGGAATGGGAAATGgaaatgatttctaaaaattattttcctagtTAGCTAAGAACTAGGATTCTACTGCAGCGGTATCCGACGCTATTTTTAGGTTAGGTGTGGAAAACGGAGCACCGGCGGCcaaaccaacttaataatttaaaaaattacttaataacttaaattaaatattctatttaacaataatttttaaaaatattttgaatatctttaacacttaaaaaatttatcatttaagtactaaaaatattaaaaacaatttttagaattattaccaaaagtgctttataatcttttaaatatttaaatgatacaaattttaagtgttaaaaatgataaaaatactttttaaaatcactatcaaacaggTTCTAAGAGTCCGTTTGGTAGtaattgataatgattttaggaagtgtttttaatatttttaatacttaaaaatttttatcattctagTGTTAGAAACGCTTTTTAAAGTCACTCTCAAACGCACTCTAATAGTAcgtttaggaagtgtttctaacactttaaaattttaaatttaaagtattaaagatgttataaatattttttataatcatgaCCAAATACACTCTAAGAATCTATTTTGTAATGATTCtaagaaatacttttaatatttataatacttgaaaagttttctcattcaagtgttaaaaatgttaaaaacgctttctaaaatcactttcaaacgcACTCCaagtttatttgataaaatcacttaataataaaacttaaagtcaaatataattttaaataataaataaaaataattaatttatttttaaatccattttttcattttacttttttactctATTTACTCTAATTACTTTCATAATATCATTTGTTATTTTGCGACCTTCATTATTACTCAACCtcctttaccctaattataatttataaatataaatatattaatttaatgatttaaaataaattttaaattaattctatcaaacatacttaaaataaaaattaaataagaggttttaaattaacaatttaaatataatttaacttaaaaaatataagtttcaCCCAACACTCATTAATACACTGTTTATTTGTCTCATTCAACAATATAAATGGGAAATCAATAGgtattaattcaataaatgggaaaactcaaaatgttttttaacctgtttttaatttttttaaacatatattttaaaataaaatttatatctagtgttttgttttaaattattttacatatctgtataattatttttttaagtagtaattaGAAAGcaagtaaaaacaactaaaagatattatctgaAAATACTTGTTTTATGATCTTAAgaacagaaaaacaaaaaactattttttattgtcaaatatgtttttattctaaaaaatagaaatctgttttaaaaaacaaattatcaaacaagccctaaataatttttttttgtttcctattttttaaaaaatagaaacaaaatattttctaggaATATTCAGttgttttttcctattttttattattatttttaaaaaataattatataaacacatAGAATGTTTAAAACTAAAGtactatatatcaaaattatttttaaaatatattttaaaatatttaaaacttctaacattttcaaatagacttttattttacaaaacataaaaaaaaaaaaaaaaattaattattctcaaaaactatttttgaaaacaattaccaaatataacctaactttttctaaactttc
It encodes:
- the LOC117934119 gene encoding probable inactive receptor kinase At4g23740 isoform X2; translation: MGVKSIFSIIFLLGTISFQGFAEPVEDKQALLDFLNNINHSRTLNWNEYSSVCNTWTGVTCSGDHSRVTALHLPGIGFRGEIPPNTLGQLSAVQILSLRSNAITGPFPSDFSKLENLTTLYLQYNKFSGPLPIDFSVWKNLTIINLSNNGFNGSIPSSISKLTHLAALYLANNSLSGEIPDLNTSSLQHINLSNNLLNGTLPQSLRRFPNWAFSGNNISTENAIPPVFPPNNPPLRKSKKLSEPALLGIILGGSVVGFVLFALLMIVCYSKRDRETGFIVKSQKGEGSVKKTVSGSHDGSNRLVFFEGCSFAFDLEDLLRASAEVLGKGTFGTTYKAALEDATTLVVKRLKEVILVRRDFEQQMQIVGQIRHENVAPLRAYYYSKDEKLMVYDFYCQGSVSSILHGRRGDGRVALDWETRLRIALGAARGIAHIHTENGGKLVHGNIKASNIFLNSQRYGCVSDLGLGTLMTPTPMPMTRAAGYRAPEVTDTRKASQASDVYSFGVLLLELLTGKSPIHNTGGDEVIHLVRWVNSVVREEWTAEVFDVELLRYPNIEEEMVEMLQIGMNCVVKMPEQRPKMAEVVKMMESIQQVNTGNRPSSETKSEVSSSTPTPPAAAEMGSSSAQQ
- the LOC117934119 gene encoding probable inactive receptor kinase At4g23740 isoform X1; this encodes MQCEQKFLQTVRSITEKSAHLCSNYRIFTSGEKMGVKSIFSIIFLLGTISFQGFAEPVEDKQALLDFLNNINHSRTLNWNEYSSVCNTWTGVTCSGDHSRVTALHLPGIGFRGEIPPNTLGQLSAVQILSLRSNAITGPFPSDFSKLENLTTLYLQYNKFSGPLPIDFSVWKNLTIINLSNNGFNGSIPSSISKLTHLAALYLANNSLSGEIPDLNTSSLQHINLSNNLLNGTLPQSLRRFPNWAFSGNNISTENAIPPVFPPNNPPLRKSKKLSEPALLGIILGGSVVGFVLFALLMIVCYSKRDRETGFIVKSQKGEGSVKKTVSGSHDGSNRLVFFEGCSFAFDLEDLLRASAEVLGKGTFGTTYKAALEDATTLVVKRLKEVILVRRDFEQQMQIVGQIRHENVAPLRAYYYSKDEKLMVYDFYCQGSVSSILHGRRGDGRVALDWETRLRIALGAARGIAHIHTENGGKLVHGNIKASNIFLNSQRYGCVSDLGLGTLMTPTPMPMTRAAGYRAPEVTDTRKASQASDVYSFGVLLLELLTGKSPIHNTGGDEVIHLVRWVNSVVREEWTAEVFDVELLRYPNIEEEMVEMLQIGMNCVVKMPEQRPKMAEVVKMMESIQQVNTGNRPSSETKSEVSSSTPTPPAAAEMGSSSAQQ